GAATATTCAGGATTTTGTAGCAAAGTATGCCCGCTACAGGGGACTGGTTGTATCTCCTTCTTCCTTTCTCAAGAGCCATTTTGAGGGGTGCGAAGGCAACCTTCTCTTTATGCAGGCCTTTCCACAAGCCTTACGATTAATCGAGCTTTACCATCAACGCGGAAATAGAGAAATTGCAAGTACTGAAAACGTTTTTCGTGTTGGACCCATCTATGGTGCGAAACTTTTTTAAGAATGAAACGCAACCAGCTAATGCTGGAGGTCCATTTACCATTCAGAGGATGCATTTCCAGCACCTGCCCTATGTGGTGGCCATCGAAAAGAAGTCCTTCAAACATCCCTGGAGTTACTCTCTATTTTTGAGTGAACTTTCCAATAAAATAGCTCACTATTTTGTCGCTTTCCTGGGTAACAGAGTAATAGGATATGTTGGGCTCTGGATTTATCTTCGCGAGGCCCACATTACAACTTTTGCTATTCATCCTAACTTTCGTAGAAAGGGTTATGGTACAAAACTTATGCATTATGCGCTTGAGTTTGCGAAGAGCAAAGGTTGTAAAGAAGTGCTTCTGGAAGTAAGAGTTTCCAATAAGGTTGCCCAAGCGCTTTATCGGAGGTTTGGGTTTTCTGAAATAGGTATTCGCAAAGCTTATTATAGTGATGGAGAAGATGCTTTGGTTATGAGAAAGAACTTGTAGACAAAGGAGGCAAAAGTGTACGTCTTAGGAATTGAAACCAGCTGCGATGATACCTGTTGTGCAGTGCTTAAAGATGAGAGAGAGATTCTTTCCAGTGTAGTATCCAGTCAGGTGGATTTTCATCGCAAATATGGAGGAGTGGTCCCTGAAGTGGCGTCACGGAAACATCTGGAACTTCTTCCCTGGGTGACCCAGGAGGCACTTTCTCAGGCAAAAATTGGTCTTGAAGCTATAGATCTGATAGCAGTAACTATGGGACCAGGCTTGATGGGCTCGCTACTTATGGGCACCTGTTGGGCAAAATCTTTGGCGCTGTGCTTCAATGTACCTATCGTTGGTGTGAACCACCTTGAGGGCCACCTGTTTGCAGCGTACCTCGAACATCAGAACCTTGTCCCTCCCTTTGTCGCTCTAATCGCTTCGGGAGGACATACCGAATTGATAGCCGTTAAAGAGTGGGGCATCTATCATCTTTTGGGGCGAACCAGAGATGATGCGGCAGGAGAAGCCTTTGATAAGATAGCCAAGTTCTTGGGACTTGGTTATCCTGGGGGGCCAATCATTGACCTCCTCAGTCAAGAGGGCAACCCATCGCGCTTTATCTTTAAAGCAGGCTTCGAAGATGAAGACAACTTTGAGTTTAGTTTTAGCGGTCTCAAAACAGCGGTAATAAGGGCTTATCAGAGCTTGGAAAT
This portion of the Thermatribacter velox genome encodes:
- the rimI gene encoding ribosomal protein S18-alanine N-acetyltransferase; this translates as MVRNFFKNETQPANAGGPFTIQRMHFQHLPYVVAIEKKSFKHPWSYSLFLSELSNKIAHYFVAFLGNRVIGYVGLWIYLREAHITTFAIHPNFRRKGYGTKLMHYALEFAKSKGCKEVLLEVRVSNKVAQALYRRFGFSEIGIRKAYYSDGEDALVMRKNL
- the tsaD gene encoding tRNA (adenosine(37)-N6)-threonylcarbamoyltransferase complex transferase subunit TsaD, with the protein product MYVLGIETSCDDTCCAVLKDEREILSSVVSSQVDFHRKYGGVVPEVASRKHLELLPWVTQEALSQAKIGLEAIDLIAVTMGPGLMGSLLMGTCWAKSLALCFNVPIVGVNHLEGHLFAAYLEHQNLVPPFVALIASGGHTELIAVKEWGIYHLLGRTRDDAAGEAFDKIAKFLGLGYPGGPIIDLLSQEGNPSRFIFKAGFEDEDNFEFSFSGLKTAVIRAYQSLEIGPGDIKDLVASFQESVVRVLTKKTIFAAKKLNVKKIVVGGGVAANRALRKRLQEEAQKERLEVYLPSKSFCTDNAAMVAACGYFHFVRNPQRYFSVKTLEPDPKLGIT